Genomic segment of Chitinophaga varians:
TAGCAACGGGAGGAAAGTACGGGCGCCACCAGGTCTTCGTATATCCGTGCATCGGCTACGTTCGTATAGGCAGGCGCGTTATCAGCTGTTTTCGGTTTGCCGCTGAAAGCCTGTAAAGCGGGCGGCATAGCCTGCACAAGATAGTCGTCTCCATGCGTGAGCGACCCTCCATAGTGGCCTGCGGCGGACACCAGTACCAGCACCACTGCCAGCAGCGGCAGCTGTAACCGTACCAGCCGTTTGCCGGCAGGGACAATGCACAGCAGGTACAGCAGGGTGCTGCTAACGGCTACGCCTATACCCAGCCACAGGTGAGTGTTCAACAACTGTTCGTCGTAACCGCCGTCGAGCGATAGCAGGTAACCTGCCACGCAGCTGGCGACGGCCGAGAGGGCGGCTGTCAACAGTAACAACGGCAGCGCGGCCCGCAGGCCGGCGCGCTTGCTGCTGCGTGACAGCAACGCCAGTATAAAAGCGATGATCAGGATACCTATCGGCAGGTGTACGATCAGCGGATGAATCCTGCCAATGAATAGATTCCAGTTTCCGGTTGCGGCTAATATCTTCATTACTTCCCGTAGCGCTGTTTGAGTTGATGCATCATAAATACGTTAATGTCCCACTGATTGCCAAGCGGCTGCCGCGTATAGGGCAGCGTGGGCATATAATCGGCCGGGCCAAACTCGGTCAGTATGGTAAGCGGCTTGCCTGCTTCCTGGTGGCGGCGCACTATCTGGTCCCACCAGTTGAAATGCGCCTGCACGGCTTTCCCCCATTCAGGTGCCCGGGGATCATTGACCTGCGGTCCTTCGGGGTGACCGATACGCGCGTGTATATGTCCTGCGCGTTCCAGTGCTTTGCTCACCGTTTCGGCCTGGTCTTCCAACAGCGACTCATGCACGTTGCACCAATGGGAGATATCGAGCGTCAGGCGCAGGTCGGGCTTCTTCTCAATGAACTGACGCGCTATATGCGCAGCAAACAACATACGGGAGCGGTGTGTTTCGTGGTAGATGGGAACGCCGTTGCGCTGCGTGATACGCGTGCTGATATCAATGAGGGCGGCGTTCTGCTCGAAGGTGAAATAGTCTTTGCCGGATTGTGTGTTGATGTATAGCGGCCGTGGACCGGTGCTGGTGGCGGCAGAGAGATTAGCTTCAAACTGATTGGCATGTTTCGTATAGTCGCTGTCGTGACCACCGGCGAGGTAGCCTACCTGCAGTTTGTATTGATCGAGGGCGGCGAACAGCGCCTGTTGCGCTGCTTTGTCCTGCGGCCACCATAGCTCGATGCCGTCGTAACCAGCGTCTTTGGCATCCCGACAGAAATCACCGATGCTGCCGGGATATCCCCAGTTGGTGGCCATGACGGTCAACCGGTAGCCATTGGCCGGCCGGGCTGCAAAAGAGGGAAGGGAGGAGAGGGCCAGTGCGCCGCTCATAACGGCAGACTGCCGGAGGAAATTTCTTCTGCTGGTATGCATTGGTTGATTTTAAATATTAACCCAGAATCGGTGTGATCACATGCCCGCCTACGTCAGTCAGCCTGAAGGGGCGGCCCTGGAACTGATAGGTCAGCTTCTCATGGTCGAATCCCAGCTGTTGCAGGATAGTGGCGTGTATATCGTTGATGGCCACTTTGCCTTTGACGGCGGCGTAACCTATTTCATCTGTTTCTCCCCAGGTAAATCCTTTTTTAATGCCGGCGCCGGCCATCCACATGGTAAAGGCTTCTACGTGGTGGTCGCGGCCCAGGTAAGGGGTGTCTTTGCCGTCACGGTTTTCCTGCATGGGCGTACGGCCAAATTCACCGCCCCATACTACCAGCGTTTCGTCGAGCAGGCCGCGTTGTTTAAGGTCTTTCAGCAGTGCGGTGATAGGGCGGTCTATCTCGCGGCATTTGTTACGGAACCCGTAATCAATGGCCAGGTTCTCGTCGGTACCGTGGCTGTCCCAGCCCCAGTCGTACAGTTGTACGAAACGTACGCCTTTCTCTACCAGTTTGCGGGCCAGCAGGCAGTTGTTGGCGAAGGACTCTTTGCCGGGCTGCGTGCCGTACATCTCATGAATATATGCCGGCTCTTTGTTGATGTCCATGACATCGGGAACAGAGATCTGCATTTTGTAGGCCAGCTCGTACTGTGCAATGCGGGCCACTGTTTCGGGGTCGCCGAAACTTTCATATTCCTGCCGGTTGATATCGTTGATGGCTTCGATGGACTGCTTGCGAAGGTTGCGGTCCATGCCTTCAGGGTCTGTGAGGAACAGCACGGGATCGCCTTTGGTGCGGCATTGCACGCCCTGGTACACAGATGGCAGGAAACCGCTGCCCCACACGCTTTTGCCGGCATCGGGCGTTTTACCGCCGGAGGTGAGCACCACAAATCCGGGAAGGTTGCTGTTTTCCGTGCCGAGGCCATAGGTCACCCAGGAACCGATACTGGGCCTGCCGAGCCTGGCGCTGCCGGTCTGCATCAGCAACTGCGCAGGGCCGTGGTTGAACTGGTCCGTCTGCACGGCTTTGAGAAAGCTCACTTCATCAGCCATGGTGGCGAAATGCGGCAGATGGTCGGATACCCATGCCCGTGATTCGCCATGTTGCGCAAATACGGCCTGAGGCCCCAGCATTTTAGGAACGCCGCGGATGAAAGCGAATTTTTTTCCTTCCAGCAGGGACTGCGGACAGAGCTGGTTATGCAGCTTTTGCAGGTCTGGTTTATAGTCGAACAGTTCCAGCTGTGAAGGTGCGCCGGCCATATGCAGGTAGATCACGCTTTTTGCCCTGCCGGGAAAATGCGGGGCACGGGGCGCCATAGGGTCGGCACTGAAATCCGGTTGTTTGACGGAACTGCTGCCGCAGCTGGTCAGGAAAGAGCCCAGTGCTGCCGCGCCAAGACCGGTCACGCAGTCCAGCAGAAAATGCCGGCGGGTGACGAAGCGCAATGTTTCTTCATTGGCTTCCCGAAGTAGTTTATCGTGCAAACTTGACATATCGTTAGTTATGATTTGATCAGAAATTCATCGAGGTTCATAATAGCGTTGGCCACTACTGTCAGCGCGGCCAGTTCGGCCAGCTGTGGCGGCGCGTCCTTGCATTGCAGCAATGCTTTTGCATCGGAAGGGGATTTTTTATACTGCTGCAATGCCTGGTTGTACAGCCTTTGCAGCACCGCCAGTTTTTTATCGGTCAGCTGCCGGCATACTGCTGCCTGGTAACCCCAACGGATACCCGTAGGGGCGTCGTTGTTGCTGTTGCGCTGCATATTTTGTGCAAGCGCGCGGGCGGTTTCCACATACACGGGGTCATTGAGCGTCACCAGCGCCTGCAGGGGCGTGTTGGTCCGGATACGCCGTTGCAGGCATACTTCGCGGCTGGAACCGTCGAACGTGATCATGGACGGGTATGGACTGGTACGTTTCTGGAACACGTAGATAGCGCGGCGGTATTGGTTGCCGTCCTTTGCCTGGTTCCAGTATTCTCCGCTCCACACGCTTTGCCAGATGCCTTCCGGCTGGTATGGCATGATAGCGGGACCGTGCATATTACGGTTCAGCAGCCCGCTCACGGCCAGCGCCTGGTCTCTCACTTCTTCGGCGGTGAGCCTGAAATGCGGGCCTCTGGCCAGCAGGCGGTTGGCAGGGTCTTTCTCCTGTAATTCAGGAGTAGTGGCGGCGTCCTGTTGATAAGCGGCTGATAATACGATTTCGCGCAATAGTTTCTTGGTGCTCCAGCGGTATTGATGAATATACTGGTAAGAGAGCCAGTCCAGCAATGCGGGATGGGAAGGCAGGAAGCCCTGTGTGCCAAAGTCTTCCACGGTTTCCACGATACCGGTGCCGAATATTTGTTCCCATAGACGGTTGACCATCACCCTCGCTGTGAGCGGATTGCCGGGATCGGTGATCCATTCGGCCAGCCCGAGGCGGTTGCGCGGGGCTTTGGCAGGGAAAGGATTCAGGGAGTGCGGTACGTCCGGGGTGACGGCCTTGCCTAACACGAGCCAGTTGCCCCGTTCAAAAATACGGGTGGTGCGCTGCATGGCCGGTGGGTTTTCTATCATCACCGGGATGTCCTGTGGTTGCGTGTTCACCAGTGCCAGGAGCTGGTTGTTGATGGAGTCATAGCCGGGTTGCCCTTTACCTGGCAGGTCGTCACGGAAGGCGAACCATTCTACCATACATACCGGGTCGTTAGGCTTCAGTGAAGCGTTGCGGAACTTCAGGTACAGGTCATGTCTGCCGGTAGTGGGTTTTAGCGGGATGGAAATCACCCGGCGGTCGTTGGTGGGTGCCAGTGCCTGCGTGAAATACACCGGGCCGTTGAGGCTGTCCAGCCGGCATTCCAGCGTGCCGCCTTTGTTGCCGGTCCAGTAGTTCATCAGCAGCTGTGTTTTACCGCCGGTAGCCTGTGCGGGAAGGCGGCAGCTGCCGTTGTGGCGCACGCCCAGGTATTTGGTATCATACAAAGCGCCGTTCACGTAGTTGTCGCAGTCGTGCGCATGTACTTTAGGCTCCAGTACTTTCATGAACTGCTGTACATCGGCCACCTGTGCGGTGTTGCCGTGTTGTTGCACCCATTGGCTGATACGGTTCACCTCTGCGAGGCCAATACTGTCGTACAGGCGCAGCTTCGGGTGTTCCATGTGGGTATCTTCATCACGGGTATTGTTCATGAAGGCGAGCAGCTTGTAATAATCTTCAAACCGGAATGGGTCGTAGGGATGGCTGTGGCATTGCACGCAGCCGATGGTGACGCCCTGCCATACGTCCATGGTGGTGCTCACCCGGTCCATGACGGCGGCGGTGCGGAACTCTTCGTCCTGTGTGCCACCTTCGTCGTTGGTCATGGTATTGCGGTTGAAAGCTGTCGCTATCAGCTGGCTGTTGGTTGGATGCGGGAGCAGGTCACCGGCCAGTTGCGCGATGGTGAAGCTGTCGTACGGCATGTCCTGGTTAAACGCGTCGATGACCCAGTCACGATAGCGCCAGATATTCCTGCTGGCATCTCTTTCATAACCTTTGGTGTCGGAATAGCGGGCCAGGTCCAGCCACATGGAGGCCCAGCGTTCGCCATAATGCGGCGACTGCAGCAGGGAGTCGACGATACGTTGATAGACAGCGGGACTGTGGTCTGACTGGAAGGCCGCCGCCATGGCGGGCGTGGGGGGTAAGCCGGTCAGGTCGAGACTGACGCGGCGCAGCAGCGTCATCGGGTCTGCCTGTTTGGAGGGTTTCAGTCCTTCGTGTTTGAGTTTTTCTATAATAAACCGGTCGATATCATTTCCGTTCTCGACGTTGATATCCGGCACCGGAACGGGTTTCAGGGGAACATAAGCCCAGTGTTCGCCCCATTCGGCGCCTTCTTTGACCCAGCGGGTGAGGACTTCCACTTCTGCAGCGGTGAGCGGCTCGCCTTTCTGTGGCATCCGTTCTTTAGGATCTTTACAGGTCAGGCGGCGGATAAATTCGCTTTTCTCCGGGTGACCGGGGATGATGGCGGGTTTGCCGGATTTGGTGTTGCCAAGGGCTTCTTCCCGGAAAAGGACGCTGAAGCCGCCGCTTTGTTTAACGCCGCCATGGCAGCTGATACAGTGTTTGTTGAGTATAGGCTTGACTTCCGCGCTGAAGTCAGTGCGCTTGCGTGAATGGCAGGCTGTCACCACCATACCGGCAACAACGGACAGCAGCAGAGCTGCCCTGAACGTGGATGTAGAGCGCATGTGTTTTTTTCATTGAACCACTGTAAAAGTAATCGTCTGCCGGTACTAAGCGGATAGAGGATCTGCGGAATTTGATGGATTATTTTACGGTTCCTGTTTTTTGGTGCGGTACTGCGCTGGTGAAATACCCATTACTTTGGTAAACAGCCGGGAGAAATAATAGGGGTCTTCCATGCCCAGCAGCGACGCGATCTCTTTTACCCGCAGATGGGTGAAATGCAGGTACTGACAGGCTTTCTGTACTTTCAGGTGATTAAAATATTCGATCGGTGAATACCCGGTATTGCTTTTAAACAAAGTAGAGAAATGAGAGATGGACAGGTTGATGGACCGCGCCATCTGTTCCAGCGTCAGCATACGGTCCAGGTGCTGGTTCATATAGTCGATGGCGTTATCGATAGTATCCTGCCCTGCCTTTGTTTTCCCCGGGAGATAGGCGCTGGGATAAATACACGAAGCGAGGAAAGCCCAGAAGCTCATGCTGGCATACACCAGGTTCTCCGTGCGGTAACCCCTTTCCAGTTGTTGATAGATATTATCAAACAACGCCAGTCGCTCCTGCGCATGTGGCAGATATGTCTGGTGGCTGCCAGGCTGTTGCATGGCGGTATGCACGATCGCATCAGCGGTCTGGCCGGCAAAGTGTGCCCAGTAGATGGTCCACGGGTCCGATTCATGCGCCTGGTAGGCGTGGGGCCAGCCCTTCGGGATGATGAAACAGTCGCCCGCCTTGATGGGATGGTCTTTTTTATTGGTCCGGATAGTGCCACGGCCTTCGGTACAGTAGATCAGGATATGCTCCGGCGCGCCGTTGGGGCGTTTACGGTAGTGGAACTTCGCTTTGGGATAATAGCCGATGTCCGTGATGTACATCGTCTGCATCACCGGGTCGGCGGCGCATTTCTCCTGCAAAATATTGCGGGGGATGACGATAGCGCGCTGACCTTTGAAGCCTTCTCCTTTTCTGATCATGTAAGCGGGATTTCTTTCCAATAAAAGTAAGAAAATCCATCAGGGAAAGAAAGGTTGTTCGGTAAATCGGTCGCCATCTGCATTATCTCCTTTCCCGTTCGTGTATTTGTTTACGTTTTTAAATATAATTACACGTACTTTATACGCTTATTATCATCGTAGCACAGAAC
This window contains:
- a CDS encoding DUF1501 domain-containing protein; protein product: MSSLHDKLLREANEETLRFVTRRHFLLDCVTGLGAAALGSFLTSCGSSSVKQPDFSADPMAPRAPHFPGRAKSVIYLHMAGAPSQLELFDYKPDLQKLHNQLCPQSLLEGKKFAFIRGVPKMLGPQAVFAQHGESRAWVSDHLPHFATMADEVSFLKAVQTDQFNHGPAQLLMQTGSARLGRPSIGSWVTYGLGTENSNLPGFVVLTSGGKTPDAGKSVWGSGFLPSVYQGVQCRTKGDPVLFLTDPEGMDRNLRKQSIEAINDINRQEYESFGDPETVARIAQYELAYKMQISVPDVMDINKEPAYIHEMYGTQPGKESFANNCLLARKLVEKGVRFVQLYDWGWDSHGTDENLAIDYGFRNKCREIDRPITALLKDLKQRGLLDETLVVWGGEFGRTPMQENRDGKDTPYLGRDHHVEAFTMWMAGAGIKKGFTWGETDEIGYAAVKGKVAINDIHATILQQLGFDHEKLTYQFQGRPFRLTDVGGHVITPILG
- a CDS encoding twin-arginine translocation signal domain-containing protein — its product is MHTSRRNFLRQSAVMSGALALSSLPSFAARPANGYRLTVMATNWGYPGSIGDFCRDAKDAGYDGIELWWPQDKAAQQALFAALDQYKLQVGYLAGGHDSDYTKHANQFEANLSAATSTGPRPLYINTQSGKDYFTFEQNAALIDISTRITQRNGVPIYHETHRSRMLFAAHIARQFIEKKPDLRLTLDISHWCNVHESLLEDQAETVSKALERAGHIHARIGHPEGPQVNDPRAPEWGKAVQAHFNWWDQIVRRHQEAGKPLTILTEFGPADYMPTLPYTRQPLGNQWDINVFMMHQLKQRYGK
- a CDS encoding AraC family transcriptional regulator — protein: MIRKGEGFKGQRAIVIPRNILQEKCAADPVMQTMYITDIGYYPKAKFHYRKRPNGAPEHILIYCTEGRGTIRTNKKDHPIKAGDCFIIPKGWPHAYQAHESDPWTIYWAHFAGQTADAIVHTAMQQPGSHQTYLPHAQERLALFDNIYQQLERGYRTENLVYASMSFWAFLASCIYPSAYLPGKTKAGQDTIDNAIDYMNQHLDRMLTLEQMARSINLSISHFSTLFKSNTGYSPIEYFNHLKVQKACQYLHFTHLRVKEIASLLGMEDPYYFSRLFTKVMGISPAQYRTKKQEP
- a CDS encoding DUF1553 domain-containing protein translates to MRSTSTFRAALLLSVVAGMVVTACHSRKRTDFSAEVKPILNKHCISCHGGVKQSGGFSVLFREEALGNTKSGKPAIIPGHPEKSEFIRRLTCKDPKERMPQKGEPLTAAEVEVLTRWVKEGAEWGEHWAYVPLKPVPVPDINVENGNDIDRFIIEKLKHEGLKPSKQADPMTLLRRVSLDLTGLPPTPAMAAAFQSDHSPAVYQRIVDSLLQSPHYGERWASMWLDLARYSDTKGYERDASRNIWRYRDWVIDAFNQDMPYDSFTIAQLAGDLLPHPTNSQLIATAFNRNTMTNDEGGTQDEEFRTAAVMDRVSTTMDVWQGVTIGCVQCHSHPYDPFRFEDYYKLLAFMNNTRDEDTHMEHPKLRLYDSIGLAEVNRISQWVQQHGNTAQVADVQQFMKVLEPKVHAHDCDNYVNGALYDTKYLGVRHNGSCRLPAQATGGKTQLLMNYWTGNKGGTLECRLDSLNGPVYFTQALAPTNDRRVISIPLKPTTGRHDLYLKFRNASLKPNDPVCMVEWFAFRDDLPGKGQPGYDSINNQLLALVNTQPQDIPVMIENPPAMQRTTRIFERGNWLVLGKAVTPDVPHSLNPFPAKAPRNRLGLAEWITDPGNPLTARVMVNRLWEQIFGTGIVETVEDFGTQGFLPSHPALLDWLSYQYIHQYRWSTKKLLREIVLSAAYQQDAATTPELQEKDPANRLLARGPHFRLTAEEVRDQALAVSGLLNRNMHGPAIMPYQPEGIWQSVWSGEYWNQAKDGNQYRRAIYVFQKRTSPYPSMITFDGSSREVCLQRRIRTNTPLQALVTLNDPVYVETARALAQNMQRNSNNDAPTGIRWGYQAAVCRQLTDKKLAVLQRLYNQALQQYKKSPSDAKALLQCKDAPPQLAELAALTVVANAIMNLDEFLIKS